A genomic segment from Gemmatimonadaceae bacterium encodes:
- the prfA gene encoding peptide chain release factor 1: MSLRDRLDDAIARAAVVEQELLDPRTVRDPRLLASLGKEHQRLQEIVRHAADIRQLEQELADAREMAAGDDPEFAAEAAVEVAALEARLAALDTALHPLLIPRDPLDDRPAIIEIRAGTGGDEAALFAADLWRMYERFFQRQGWRIEVMSMSDGTLGGIKEVIARIDGSGAFGTMRWESGVHRVQRVPATETQGRIHTSAATVAVLPEAEEVDVTIEDKDLRIDVFRSSGPGGQSVNTTDSAVRITHIPSGIVVSQQDQKSQLQNKIKAMQVLRSRLLDARLAALEAERSKMRSSQVGTGDRSAKIRTYNYPQDRITDHRIGFTMHGVQAVMDGNIQPFIEALQEAEVKERLGG; the protein is encoded by the coding sequence ATGAGCCTCCGCGATCGCCTCGACGACGCCATCGCCCGCGCCGCTGTCGTGGAACAGGAACTGCTCGACCCGCGCACCGTCCGCGACCCCCGTCTCCTCGCCAGCCTCGGCAAGGAGCACCAGCGGCTGCAGGAGATCGTGCGCCACGCCGCCGACATCCGCCAGCTCGAGCAGGAACTGGCCGACGCCCGCGAGATGGCCGCCGGTGACGACCCGGAGTTCGCCGCCGAAGCCGCGGTCGAGGTCGCCGCGCTCGAGGCGCGACTCGCGGCGCTCGACACCGCGCTCCACCCGCTCCTCATCCCCCGCGACCCGCTCGACGATCGCCCCGCCATCATCGAGATCCGCGCCGGCACCGGCGGCGACGAGGCCGCCCTCTTCGCCGCCGACCTCTGGCGCATGTACGAGCGCTTCTTCCAGCGACAGGGCTGGCGCATCGAGGTCATGTCCATGTCCGACGGCACCCTCGGTGGCATCAAGGAAGTGATCGCCCGCATCGACGGCAGCGGCGCCTTCGGCACCATGCGCTGGGAATCGGGGGTGCATCGCGTGCAGCGCGTGCCCGCCACCGAGACCCAGGGGCGCATCCACACTTCCGCCGCCACCGTCGCCGTGCTGCCGGAAGCCGAGGAGGTCGACGTCACGATCGAGGACAAGGACCTCCGCATCGACGTCTTCCGCTCCTCAGGCCCCGGTGGCCAGAGCGTCAACACCACCGACTCGGCCGTGCGCATCACCCACATCCCGAGCGGCATCGTCGTCAGCCAGCAGGACCAGAAGTCGCAGCTCCAGAACAAGATCAAGGCGATGCAGGTGCTCCGCTCACGCCTGCTCGACGCACGCCTCGCCGCCCTCGAGGCCGAGCGCTCGAAGATGCGCAGCTCGCAGGTCGGCACCGGCGACCGCTCGGCCAAGATCCGCACCTACAACTACCCGCAGGACCGCATCACCGACCACCGCATCGGCTTCACCATGCACGGCGTGCAGGCCGTGATGGACGGCAACATCCAGCCGTTCATCGAGGCGCTGCAGGAAGCGGAAGTGAAGGAGCGGCTGGGTGGCTGA
- the prmC gene encoding peptide chain release factor N(5)-glutamine methyltransferase, with the protein MADGGRPRTVAELRDQIAARLAGVFDDPLGEARELLAALHDAPRSWTTTHAGDETIDLLIDASSDAVVRRLAGAPLAYATSRAAFRHLFLHVDERVLIPRPETEELVTLALPLIAAGSTVVDVGTGSGAIALALAQESQAARVIGTDLSPGAIDVAEMNARALLRRQYARTQFLAGNLLEPLGDTMVDVIVSNPPYIALHERDALPASVRDHEPALALFGGDDGMAVIRALVAQASARLVPGGALLLEVDARRPGEALGCLAPPDWEGARVVPDAFGRDRFVVARRSAATHGAPAGSDHASTRATGTGSE; encoded by the coding sequence GTGGCTGACGGCGGGCGGCCGCGCACCGTGGCCGAGCTGCGCGACCAGATCGCCGCGCGCCTCGCCGGTGTCTTCGACGACCCGCTCGGCGAGGCCCGCGAACTGCTCGCGGCACTGCACGACGCCCCCCGCTCGTGGACCACCACGCACGCCGGCGACGAGACGATCGACCTGCTCATCGACGCCTCCAGCGATGCCGTCGTGCGCCGCCTCGCGGGTGCGCCACTCGCCTACGCCACTTCACGCGCGGCCTTCCGGCACCTGTTCCTGCACGTGGACGAGCGCGTGCTGATCCCGCGGCCGGAGACCGAGGAGCTGGTGACGCTCGCGCTGCCGCTGATCGCGGCGGGCAGCACGGTGGTGGATGTCGGCACGGGTTCCGGCGCCATCGCCCTCGCGCTCGCGCAGGAGAGCCAGGCGGCGCGCGTCATCGGCACCGACCTCTCCCCCGGTGCGATCGACGTGGCCGAGATGAACGCCCGTGCCCTGCTGCGCCGGCAGTACGCGCGGACGCAGTTCCTGGCCGGCAACCTGCTGGAGCCCCTCGGCGACACGATGGTGGACGTGATCGTGTCGAACCCACCGTACATCGCGCTCCATGAGCGTGACGCGCTGCCGGCCTCCGTGCGCGACCATGAGCCCGCGCTGGCCCTCTTCGGCGGCGACGACGGCATGGCGGTGATCCGCGCGCTGGTCGCCCAGGCGTCGGCGCGCCTCGTCCCCGGTGGCGCATTGCTCCTGGAGGTCGACGCCCGCCGGCCGGGCGAGGCGCTCGGCTGTCTGGCCCCGCCCGACTGGGAGGGGGCCCGGGTGGTCCCCGATGCGTTCGGCCGCGACCGGTTCGTGGTGGCCCGCCGCAGCGCGGCAACCCATGGCGCGCCGGCCGGGTCGGACCACGCGTCGACCCGCGCCACCGGCACCGGATCGGAGTAA
- a CDS encoding YlbF family regulator, with amino-acid sequence MLEEKAKDLGRQIGQSAEYQALKRANDALTGDSEATAVLRRLSELRGEAQQFIEREENPPAEMEEELDTLLRGLETKEVYQRAIVAQTNFDKLMMRVNEWISEGIRTGAVSKIITLS; translated from the coding sequence ATGCTCGAGGAAAAGGCCAAGGACCTGGGCCGGCAGATCGGCCAGTCGGCGGAGTATCAGGCGCTCAAGCGCGCCAACGACGCCCTCACCGGCGACAGCGAGGCGACGGCGGTGCTCCGCCGCCTCTCCGAGCTGCGCGGCGAGGCGCAGCAGTTCATCGAGCGCGAGGAGAATCCCCCCGCCGAGATGGAGGAGGAGCTGGACACGCTGCTGCGCGGCCTCGAGACGAAGGAGGTCTACCAGCGCGCGATCGTGGCCCAGACGAACTTCGACAAGCTGATGATGCGCGTGAACGAGTGGATCTCCGAGGGGATCCGCACGGGTGCGGTGAGCAAGATCATCACGCTGTCGTGA
- the tmk gene encoding dTMP kinase yields the protein MPDPAVRGRLIVLEGGDGVGKTTQLPLLADALRAAGRTVVTIREPGQTQVGVQVRQLLLHPDSAISPATEVMLFLAARAQVVAETVRPALAAGRWVVADRFFVSTYAYQIAGHGLDDALVRAANTLATGGLVPDLTLLLALSPEAARARRALRGSADRLERYGAAFDGRVAAAYTAAATPAWQAQHPECGPIVAVPADGAVDAVTARLMEIIVEHCSPHAVHTA from the coding sequence ATGCCTGATCCTGCCGTGCGCGGACGGCTGATCGTGCTGGAGGGCGGCGACGGCGTCGGCAAGACGACGCAGCTGCCGCTCCTGGCCGACGCATTGCGCGCGGCGGGGCGCACCGTGGTCACCATCCGCGAGCCGGGCCAGACGCAGGTCGGCGTGCAGGTACGCCAGCTGCTGCTGCACCCCGACTCGGCCATCAGCCCCGCCACCGAGGTGATGCTCTTCCTCGCGGCCCGCGCGCAGGTGGTCGCCGAGACGGTGCGGCCGGCGCTGGCGGCCGGCCGCTGGGTGGTGGCCGATCGTTTCTTCGTCTCCACGTACGCGTACCAGATCGCGGGGCACGGACTGGACGACGCCCTCGTGCGCGCCGCCAACACCCTCGCCACCGGCGGGCTCGTGCCCGACCTCACGCTGCTGCTCGCCCTGTCGCCGGAGGCGGCGCGGGCGCGGCGCGCGTTGCGCGGATCGGCCGATCGCCTCGAGCGCTACGGCGCGGCGTTCGACGGGCGCGTGGCAGCGGCCTACACGGCGGCGGCGACACCGGCCTGGCAGGCGCAGCATCCCGAATGTGGCCCGATCGTCGCCGTCCCCGCCGACGGTGCGGTGGACGCCGTGACGGCGCGGCTGATGGAGATCATCGTGGAACACTGCAGCCCGCACGCGGTCCATACGGCATGA
- a CDS encoding S41 family peptidase — protein MNLRRSLTVATVLGVALGTGGWLMGRSLRTDEPTVVDGRRLFSQVLDAVQNRFVDSLPPDSLWHMATLGMVDELHDPHSVFLVADRLSRFREQTTGQYAGLGLRVDVRDGWITVIAPLPGSPSEAAGLMTGDRVVRIDAMDTKGLTSEEALLKLRGAAGSRVVLTVERLGVDGRLTFTLTRQVIRVSAVQRIAMLPSRVGYLDVSVFSDSTAEEVAAGVDSLLALGMASLVLDLRGNPGGLVQQGAAVSDLFLDPGQEIVTLRGRTPESNQTFTDKLPQKWPSLPIVVLVDRGSASAAEIVAGALQDHDRAVVVGSTTYGKGSAQSVFEAGPTGALKLTTSLWFTPVGRSISIRHATMEPVAPRRAAAAPDSLTSEVDSMVAKRKAFRTDKGRIVYGGGGITPDVLARDSAAIEQGAILQSVLGRAVPTFRDALTALALSLKSSGALSSTTFAVTPAMRAELLAGVRARGAVVADSAFEENAAVVDRLIGYEVTRYVFGRDAEFSRRTADDPVMQRALTLLRDAPGRDALLVRASAEHPSKAGGRS, from the coding sequence ATGAACCTGCGCCGCAGCCTCACTGTCGCCACCGTCCTTGGTGTGGCCCTCGGCACCGGGGGCTGGCTGATGGGCCGCAGCCTGCGCACCGACGAGCCCACCGTCGTGGACGGGCGCCGGCTCTTCTCGCAGGTGCTGGACGCGGTGCAGAACCGGTTCGTGGATTCGCTGCCTCCCGATTCGCTCTGGCACATGGCGACGCTGGGCATGGTCGACGAGCTGCACGATCCGCACTCGGTGTTCCTCGTGGCCGATCGCCTCAGCCGGTTCCGCGAGCAGACCACCGGGCAGTACGCCGGCCTCGGCCTGCGCGTGGACGTGCGTGACGGCTGGATCACCGTGATCGCGCCGCTGCCCGGCTCACCGTCGGAGGCGGCGGGCCTGATGACGGGTGACCGCGTGGTGCGGATCGACGCGATGGACACCAAGGGGCTGACGTCGGAGGAGGCGCTGCTCAAGCTGCGCGGTGCCGCCGGCTCGCGGGTGGTGCTCACCGTCGAGCGGCTCGGCGTCGACGGACGCCTCACCTTCACGCTCACGCGGCAGGTGATCCGCGTCAGTGCGGTGCAGCGCATCGCGATGCTGCCGTCGCGGGTCGGATATCTGGATGTCAGTGTCTTCAGTGATTCGACGGCCGAGGAGGTGGCGGCCGGCGTGGACTCGCTGCTGGCGCTGGGCATGGCGTCGCTGGTGCTGGACCTGCGCGGCAACCCGGGCGGGCTGGTGCAGCAGGGCGCGGCGGTGAGTGACCTCTTCCTCGACCCGGGGCAGGAGATCGTCACGCTTCGCGGGCGCACACCCGAGTCGAACCAGACCTTCACCGACAAGCTCCCGCAGAAGTGGCCGTCGCTGCCGATCGTGGTGCTGGTGGACCGCGGCAGTGCGAGCGCGGCGGAGATCGTCGCCGGTGCGCTGCAGGACCATGACCGCGCCGTCGTCGTCGGGAGCACCACCTACGGCAAGGGCAGTGCGCAGAGCGTGTTCGAGGCCGGCCCGACGGGGGCGCTCAAGCTCACCACCTCGCTCTGGTTCACGCCGGTGGGTCGGAGCATCTCGATCCGCCATGCGACGATGGAGCCGGTTGCGCCGCGCCGGGCCGCCGCCGCGCCCGACTCGCTCACGAGCGAGGTGGACTCGATGGTCGCGAAGCGGAAGGCGTTCCGCACCGACAAGGGGCGCATCGTGTATGGCGGCGGTGGCATCACCCCCGATGTCCTGGCGCGCGACAGCGCGGCGATCGAGCAGGGCGCGATCCTGCAGTCGGTGCTCGGCCGCGCCGTGCCGACCTTCCGTGACGCGCTCACCGCGCTGGCCCTCAGCCTCAAGTCGAGCGGAGCGCTGAGCAGCACGACGTTCGCGGTGACGCCGGCGATGCGCGCGGAGCTGCTGGCTGGTGTGCGGGCGCGCGGCGCCGTGGTGGCCGACTCGGCGTTCGAGGAGAACGCGGCGGTGGTTGACCGGCTGATCGGCTACGAGGTCACGCGCTACGTGTTCGGGCGTGATGCGGAGTTCTCGCGCCGCACCGCCGACGACCCGGTGATGCAGCGCGCGCTGACGCTGCTGCGGGATGCGCCCGGCCGCGATGCGCTGCTGGTGCGCGCGAGCGCGGAGCACCCGAGCAAGGCGGGCGGTCGCTCGTGA
- a CDS encoding DUF2520 domain-containing protein, producing MTATTGSLEPVVLLGAGRAGRALAAAFRAAGVPHTLLDRVGIVEQHGPPVFMSRAEALAASPVILVAVRDGQLDGALDGLRIGDAVPPGTVVLQVSGSAEPPARERLAGAGMHCGTFHPLLPLLDPALASFRLQGSVIGVEGDARALEVAGLLAVRLGATTILIPRGERAAYHAAAVIASNFPVTLAALAEGVLARIGVDQAAAHRAVRALMAASVENLAAAPRALDALTGPIARGDVATVRAHTTALHGVPPQDAVYEVLSRATLALLRERGDAPAAVAALEAALEGDGLR from the coding sequence GTGACCGCGACGACCGGTTCGCTGGAGCCGGTGGTGCTGCTCGGGGCGGGACGGGCGGGGCGAGCACTGGCCGCCGCATTCCGCGCCGCCGGCGTGCCGCATACGCTGCTGGATCGCGTGGGCATCGTGGAACAGCATGGTCCGCCGGTGTTCATGTCACGGGCCGAGGCGCTGGCCGCGTCGCCGGTGATCCTGGTGGCGGTGCGGGACGGGCAGCTCGACGGCGCGCTGGATGGGTTGCGGATCGGCGATGCGGTTCCGCCGGGCACCGTCGTGCTGCAGGTGAGCGGGAGCGCCGAGCCGCCGGCGCGCGAGCGGCTGGCGGGCGCCGGCATGCACTGCGGGACGTTTCATCCGCTGCTGCCGCTGCTCGATCCGGCGCTGGCGTCGTTCCGGTTGCAGGGATCGGTGATCGGCGTGGAGGGTGACGCGCGGGCGCTGGAGGTGGCCGGCCTTCTGGCGGTGCGGCTGGGCGCGACGACGATCCTGATCCCGCGTGGCGAACGCGCGGCCTACCATGCGGCGGCTGTCATCGCGAGCAACTTTCCCGTGACGCTGGCGGCGCTGGCCGAGGGGGTGCTGGCCCGGATCGGTGTGGACCAGGCGGCGGCACACCGCGCGGTGCGGGCGCTGATGGCGGCGAGCGTGGAGAACCTCGCCGCGGCGCCGCGGGCGCTGGACGCGCTGACCGGTCCCATCGCGCGCGGCGACGTGGCGACGGTGCGGGCCCACACGACGGCGCTGCACGGGGTGCCGCCGCAGGATGCCGTGTACGAGGTGCTGTCGCGTGCGACGCTGGCGCTGCTGCGGGAACGGGGCGATGCGCCGGCGGCGGTGGCCGCTCTGGAGGCGGCGCTCGAGGGGGACGGGCTGCGGTGA
- a CDS encoding DUF1080 domain-containing protein, translating into MRRIAALGLALSLATPAVASGEHLTATAAMPIPGEEMIGRWDLTLTRGENRTAPSWLEVKLSGNRSLVGYFVSTGGSARPVSKVEYTGNRFRFAIPPQWEQGAGDMVVEGTYDGTKLSGTITEPNGSSASFTGVRAPTLERSGPVRWGAPVNLFNGRDLTGWKASGANSAWSVVNGILTNARNGANLISERTFTDFKLHVEFKVPKNGNSGIYLRGRHELQVEDSHGMEPLSTHTGGVYGFLVPNENAALPADQWQTYDVTLVGRRITVVLNGKTVISMQNIPGITGGALDSNEGEPGPIYLQGDHTAVEYRKIVLTPAR; encoded by the coding sequence ATGCGACGTATTGCCGCCCTCGGACTGGCGCTCTCGCTTGCCACCCCCGCCGTCGCTTCCGGCGAGCACCTCACCGCCACTGCCGCCATGCCGATTCCGGGCGAGGAGATGATCGGGCGCTGGGACCTCACGCTCACGCGCGGCGAGAACCGCACCGCACCGTCCTGGCTCGAGGTCAAGCTCTCCGGCAACCGGTCGCTGGTGGGGTACTTCGTCTCCACGGGTGGCAGTGCACGGCCGGTGTCGAAGGTGGAGTACACGGGCAACCGCTTCCGCTTCGCCATCCCGCCGCAGTGGGAGCAGGGCGCGGGCGACATGGTCGTCGAGGGCACCTATGACGGGACGAAGCTGAGCGGCACCATCACCGAGCCGAACGGGTCGTCGGCGAGCTTCACCGGTGTGCGCGCCCCGACGCTCGAGCGCAGCGGGCCGGTGCGCTGGGGCGCGCCGGTCAACCTGTTCAACGGCCGCGACCTCACCGGCTGGAAGGCGAGCGGTGCCAACAGCGCCTGGAGCGTCGTCAACGGCATCCTCACCAACGCCCGCAACGGCGCGAACCTCATCTCCGAGCGCACCTTCACCGACTTCAAGCTCCATGTGGAGTTCAAGGTGCCGAAGAACGGCAACAGCGGCATCTACCTGCGTGGCCGCCACGAGCTGCAGGTGGAGGACAGCCATGGCATGGAGCCGCTGAGCACGCACACCGGCGGTGTGTATGGCTTCCTGGTGCCGAACGAGAACGCCGCGTTGCCGGCCGACCAGTGGCAGACGTATGACGTGACGCTCGTGGGCCGCCGCATCACGGTGGTGCTCAACGGCAAGACCGTGATCTCGATGCAGAACATCCCCGGGATCACCGGCGGTGCGCTGGACAGCAACGAGGGCGAGCCGGGCCCGATCTACCTGCAGGGCGACCACACGGCGGTGGAGTACCGGAAGATCGTGCTGACCCCCGCACGCTGA
- a CDS encoding carboxypeptidase regulatory-like domain-containing protein encodes MLPSIVRRLAVLLSTSAALLGAQSGTDIIRGRVTDDSARVVIGAAVFVTRGPDRAFRQVATDSAGRYRVDFENGTGDYLVAVNAVGLRSARRRVQRQGSERELVADFVLAHDVSTLAAVKVTAALPERASIDVGPVEPEPGASERWRDGVNGQVPPSLAGNLAALAGNAPGVTQGVNGPSILGSGAESNLTTLNGMALAGGTLPRAARVDTRVTGATYDVVRGGFSGANIDVQLGAGSRNYQERNAFLTFDTPSLQGTDAVGRALGARYGAYRGSAGANGYLVPRIATYNVALELSRTTSDPATLLSGDASALLGAGVASDSVARLQAAALALGLPLAGTGIPLARDRNAVTWLGRMDDIRDSLNTRQLTTYVNYTREGAVGFAPLAAPSSGGRTTDRRLGAQFQATTFAGAGRRVLNETRLGVNLGRERGVPYVLLPGADVLVRSTGSDGDGIASLALGGNASLDRGESRVTAEGSHLTAWNARGRRHTFKVFGWGRFDALALDGGADLRGRYGFNSISDFATGRPVTFARTLAQPTRDGSVWNAAMAVAHQWNPTKRLSLLYGARVEGNGFTAAPAQNPALEQALAVQTGRAPATLHVSPRFGFSYSYSRAKENGNGMSMNPSGTFYRTTSGVIRGGIGEFRDLLRPDLLAEARSRTGLSGGAQSLLCTGAAVPVPDWSLFQQDPSAVPRACVDGSGVLSDAAPPATLLAANHQVPRSWRASLDWYTNFDWLQLRWNNLASWDLSQPSVRDANFAGVQWFTLVQEAGRPVYVPGGAIDAATGAVSPAGSRRTPDFGRVLVRGSDLRGYGGQTTIMLSPDPFRMRNVPLGLYVAVSYTLQASRRQYPGFDGLTAGDPSRREWAPSMSDARHIATLQGAFTVPKLGTTTVFARAQSGLPFTPVVQGDINGDGRSGDRAFVPAPGAAGDVALAAQLSALQAGGSATARACLVAFAGRIAPRNGCRGPWTATLNAQFRPQLPKVLQRLNASLYFENLLAGVDQLVHGGGGLRGWGGAAVPDPVLLVPRGFDATASAFRYDINPRFAETRPSRSTLRVPFRVTLDIQLRLSTDYELQQLRRALSPVKVGRRYAPRSADSLTSLYLQETSSIHTAILAESDSLFLSAGQVAELRRAEAAFGERVRAIYGELGQYLAQFAGGRVTRASLDSTATAKKGYWVAFWEQPEIAAALLTPTQRDLMPVLRDMLATPQAQRKDAQWMFGHPVTFAAPKPAPATPPGPVPRRD; translated from the coding sequence ATGCTGCCGTCGATCGTCCGCCGTCTCGCCGTGCTGCTGTCCACCAGTGCCGCGCTGCTCGGCGCGCAGTCCGGCACCGACATCATCCGTGGCCGCGTGACGGACGATTCCGCACGCGTCGTCATCGGCGCTGCCGTCTTCGTCACCCGGGGACCCGATCGCGCCTTCCGGCAGGTCGCCACCGACAGCGCGGGCCGCTACCGCGTGGACTTCGAGAACGGCACCGGGGACTACCTCGTCGCCGTGAATGCGGTCGGGCTCAGGAGCGCGCGGCGGCGCGTCCAGCGCCAGGGGAGCGAACGCGAACTCGTCGCGGACTTCGTCCTCGCACACGACGTCTCGACGCTCGCGGCGGTCAAGGTCACAGCCGCCTTGCCGGAACGCGCGTCGATCGATGTCGGTCCTGTCGAGCCTGAGCCGGGCGCGTCGGAGCGGTGGCGCGATGGCGTCAACGGCCAGGTTCCGCCCTCGCTGGCCGGCAACCTCGCGGCGCTCGCCGGCAACGCGCCCGGCGTCACGCAGGGCGTGAACGGCCCTTCCATCCTTGGCTCGGGTGCCGAGTCGAACCTGACCACGCTGAACGGCATGGCACTGGCGGGCGGCACGCTGCCGCGTGCCGCCCGGGTGGATACGCGCGTGACCGGAGCCACCTACGATGTGGTGCGCGGCGGCTTCTCCGGCGCGAACATCGACGTCCAACTCGGTGCCGGGAGCCGCAACTACCAGGAGCGGAACGCCTTCCTCACCTTCGACACGCCGTCGCTGCAGGGCACCGATGCAGTGGGTCGCGCACTGGGCGCCCGGTACGGCGCGTATCGCGGCAGCGCCGGCGCGAACGGCTACCTGGTGCCGCGCATCGCCACCTACAACGTGGCGCTGGAGCTCTCGCGCACGACGTCGGATCCCGCCACGCTGCTCTCCGGTGATGCGTCTGCGCTGCTGGGGGCGGGTGTCGCCAGCGATTCCGTCGCGCGGCTCCAGGCCGCGGCGCTTGCACTTGGCCTGCCGCTCGCGGGTACCGGCATCCCGCTGGCGCGCGACCGGAACGCAGTGACGTGGCTGGGACGCATGGACGACATCCGCGACTCGCTGAACACCCGCCAGCTCACCACATACGTGAACTACACCCGCGAGGGTGCGGTCGGCTTCGCACCGCTGGCCGCGCCGTCGTCGGGTGGGCGGACCACCGATCGCCGCCTCGGTGCGCAGTTCCAGGCCACCACCTTCGCCGGTGCCGGGCGGCGGGTGCTGAATGAGACCCGGCTCGGCGTGAACCTCGGACGCGAACGGGGGGTGCCGTACGTGCTGCTTCCCGGTGCCGACGTGCTCGTGCGCTCCACCGGCAGCGACGGCGATGGCATCGCATCGCTGGCCCTCGGCGGCAATGCGTCCCTCGATCGCGGTGAGTCGCGGGTGACAGCCGAGGGGAGCCACCTCACCGCCTGGAACGCACGCGGCCGGCGCCACACCTTCAAGGTGTTCGGCTGGGGGCGGTTCGATGCGCTCGCGCTGGACGGTGGGGCAGACCTGCGCGGCCGGTACGGGTTCAACTCCATCAGTGACTTCGCGACCGGCCGGCCGGTGACCTTTGCACGGACGCTGGCCCAGCCCACGCGCGACGGCAGCGTCTGGAACGCCGCGATGGCAGTCGCGCACCAGTGGAATCCGACGAAGCGCCTGAGCCTCTTGTATGGCGCACGCGTGGAAGGCAACGGATTCACGGCGGCGCCGGCGCAGAATCCTGCACTGGAGCAGGCGTTGGCGGTGCAGACGGGGCGGGCACCGGCCACCCTGCACGTGAGCCCGCGTTTCGGGTTCTCGTACAGCTACAGCCGCGCCAAGGAAAACGGCAACGGCATGTCGATGAATCCATCGGGGACCTTCTATCGCACCACCAGCGGCGTGATCCGCGGCGGCATCGGGGAGTTCCGCGACCTCCTTCGCCCGGACCTGCTGGCGGAGGCGCGGTCGCGCACGGGACTGTCCGGTGGCGCGCAGTCGCTGCTCTGCACGGGTGCCGCCGTGCCGGTGCCGGACTGGTCGCTCTTCCAGCAGGATCCTTCCGCGGTGCCGCGCGCGTGCGTGGATGGGAGCGGCGTGCTCAGCGACGCCGCGCCGCCGGCCACGCTGCTCGCGGCCAACCATCAGGTGCCACGCTCGTGGCGTGCCTCGCTGGACTGGTACACCAACTTCGACTGGCTGCAGTTGCGCTGGAACAACCTCGCGTCATGGGACCTGTCGCAGCCTTCGGTTCGTGACGCGAACTTCGCCGGCGTGCAGTGGTTCACCCTGGTGCAGGAGGCGGGGCGTCCCGTGTACGTGCCCGGCGGTGCCATCGACGCCGCCACTGGCGCGGTGTCACCCGCCGGCTCACGCCGCACGCCTGACTTCGGCCGTGTGCTCGTGCGGGGCAGTGACCTGCGCGGCTATGGTGGCCAGACCACGATCATGCTGTCACCGGACCCGTTCCGGATGCGGAACGTGCCGCTGGGACTCTACGTCGCGGTCTCCTACACGCTGCAGGCCTCACGTCGCCAGTATCCCGGCTTCGACGGTCTCACCGCCGGCGACCCGTCGCGCCGCGAGTGGGCGCCGTCGATGAGCGATGCGCGCCACATCGCCACGCTGCAGGGAGCGTTCACGGTCCCGAAGCTCGGCACCACGACCGTGTTCGCGCGTGCGCAGTCGGGACTGCCGTTCACGCCGGTGGTGCAGGGGGACATCAACGGTGACGGACGCAGCGGCGACCGCGCGTTCGTGCCGGCCCCGGGCGCTGCAGGTGACGTGGCGCTTGCCGCGCAGCTGTCGGCGCTGCAGGCCGGGGGCTCCGCGACGGCGCGCGCCTGCCTCGTCGCCTTCGCCGGCCGAATCGCGCCGCGGAACGGCTGCCGCGGCCCGTGGACGGCCACGCTGAACGCGCAGTTCCGTCCGCAGCTCCCGAAGGTGCTGCAGCGGCTGAATGCGAGCCTGTACTTCGAGAACCTGCTGGCGGGTGTGGACCAGCTCGTGCACGGGGGCGGCGGCCTGCGTGGCTGGGGAGGCGCGGCGGTGCCGGATCCGGTGCTGCTCGTCCCGCGCGGGTTCGACGCCACGGCCAGCGCATTCCGCTACGACATCAATCCCCGCTTCGCCGAGACGCGGCCGTCACGCTCGACACTGCGGGTGCCGTTCCGCGTCACGCTCGACATCCAGCTGCGCCTGTCCACCGACTACGAGCTCCAGCAGTTGCGTCGCGCCCTGTCGCCGGTGAAGGTCGGGCGGCGCTACGCACCGCGGTCCGCAGACTCGCTCACCTCACTCTACCTCCAGGAGACGTCGAGCATCCACACGGCGATCCTCGCCGAGAGTGATTCGCTCTTCCTTTCCGCCGGGCAGGTGGCGGAGTTGCGGCGGGCCGAGGCGGCATTCGGCGAGCGCGTGCGGGCGATCTACGGGGAACTGGGGCAGTACCTCGCGCAGTTTGCCGGTGGCCGCGTGACCAGGGCATCGCTCGACAGCACGGCGACCGCGAAGAAGGGCTACTGGGTGGCCTTCTGGGAACAGCCGGAGATTGCCGCCGCGCTGCTGACGCCGACGCAGCGCGACCTGATGCCGGTGCTGCGTGACATGCTTGCCACGCCCCAGGCACAGCGGAAGGACGCGCAGTGGATGTTCGGCCACCCGGTGACGTTCGCGGCACCGAAGCCGGCGCCGGCGACGCCCCCGGGGCCCGTGCCGCGACGCGACTGA